From Fulvivirga lutea:
ATATATGAATTCCCAATCATTCTTAATACAGAATTCATTAGTGGCTTGTACAACACCATATTTAGTGTTAGAAAGATGATCGTACATGATGTAGTCATTCATTACGATGTAACCTCCATCTTTTATTTTGTTGGCACTGGCTTCTAAGTCTTTTTTTACAGAATTATAATCATGTCCAGCATCTATGTATATAAGATCAAAATAGTTATTAGGATAATGAGCCATAACCTCCCACGAAATACCTTTTTTAATAATTGCTTTACTCTCTTTTATCTCATTTTCAAAGCGATTATGAATAAATCCTTCATGTTGACGCTTCGTGAACCTGTCTCTTCCTGGGAAGTCTGCACAATTATATAGATCAATCATATGCACTTCCTTTGGGGCTAAATTTTTCATGAACCATTCCGACAAATCTCCCCCAAGTACCCCAATTTCCGCTATCTTTTCTTGAGCGCCAAGTTTCTTCAGAGCCTGATATCTATCTACAGCAAACTGGCAATTAATTAAATGTTTGGTTGCTAATACCTGCATATCTGATTTATAAGAAATGGCTAAGTTAGAAATATAATTGCGTGAAGAAGAACTAATTCTTGAATAAATTACGAATAAAATATAATGCTTTTCCTAATCGAATAAACCAACGAGGCTGGTGTCCATATGTTGCCTCATACCATCGTTTCTCGTTTTCAAGGGTGTCTAATCGCTTGAGTAGTAAATCTCTTTCCAGCTCAGTATTTAATACTTTGTTGTTTTCATTATAACCCACATAAATTCTTGATTGGTCTTTAATAAGCTCATATTTCCTTTGGGTATCTGTGTCATCTTCCAAAGCATTTTGAATATGCAAATTCATGGCAGACTTATAATCTGCATTTTGGTGCGTAATGTATTCGTTACTAACCTGAACATCAAAAGGATGGTTAATGTCATTAAAGCCGGCACGGCACGCTCTTAATGTATAATCAATATGACCTACTCCTCTAAATCCAAAATTTTCTACATCCATGTAACCCACCTTTTTAATTACTTTTGGCGTTAAAGTAAAAAATGACCCTTGCACATCCTTTCCTTCACAATGGCTTATAAGAGGGTCTTTTTTTACAGGAGGGATAAGATTTTTTTCTGGTCTCCAAGATGTGTCGAAGTGACAGAGATGATGATAGCCGCTTTCTTGTATAGCATTAATATAGATGTCTTCCCAACCAGGCCTTATAAACTCAATGTCATCATCACATTTGAAACAATAGTCAAAGTCAATATTTTCAAGTTCTTTTATAATTGTGTTAAATTGGTAATGTATTCCTTTCCTATTATTCTTTATTATTGTAACAGAAACTTTAGGAATATGAAGTTTTCCCAGGTATTCTAAGGTGCCATCTGTCGAGCCATCATCGGCAATGATTAATTGCCATTCAGAATTGATATTTTCACAAAAAGAATCAAGAAGGTTCTTAAGAAAACTTAATCGATTATATGTAGTTACAGCCAGAATGTACATTTAAAAATATCTATCTTCACCTTACATTTTGAATAAAGATACTTAAGATAGAGAACCATTGAGAACTCTAATTGGTAATAAATGCTATACTTTTTAATTATATCCAAAAAAAACACTTCTAACCCATATATACAAAGTAGTGAGGAACTCTTTAAATTTATACCAAATGGTAGAAATTTACAGTATAATCGATGGCTTACTTTAGGTGAAAGATTGGAAATACATTACTGGTTACCCAAAGACTCATATTTTGATTACGAGTATTATGAAGACGTTTCAGAAAATCAAATCAGGCTGTTCAATGGGTGGATTAATGATGGAAATCCCTTAAATACACACCTCAATAAGAGGGACTTAAATAATGTAGAAGGAAATTCAGGGGAATATGTCTATATAAATATGAATTCTGATGGTGATGGTTCATTCAAGAGAAATTTAACATCTTCAGTGCAAACTTATTTTACTGAAAATGAAGAAATTACCATTATTTCTAATCGAGTAGGTCTCATAAACCATCTCTTGAGACCAAAGTCTTCGTTAAAGGATTGTCTGGATACAAATTTTTTAGCTTGGTCAATATCAACTTCATGGGCTCACGATGACTCTACGCTTTTTAGAGATATTAAAGTTTTATCTCAGGGTACCAAAATCTTCATTCAAAATAACAGTGTTCATTTTGAAAAGAAAGAAGGCGATATTTGGGCAGATCATCATTTTCAGGAATTATATAAAAAAGATACGCATCAATATTGGGATATATGTTATGAAAAACTCATAAATAATCTCAATCTTTTTTTTAAATATTTTGACAAGCCATTTAATTTCCCTCTATCTGGTGGGAAAGATAGTAGACTCTTATTAGGTCTGATATTAAATAGTGAAGGGAGGCACCTTATTAATAAAACGATAACGAACGGGCCACCCTATAGTGGTGAGGTCATAGCCGGGAGGCTCCTCGCAAATCAACTTAAGTTGGTACATGAAACAAATGAAGGAGGGTATCACGGGTTCGATATGACGGATCGGTTTGGCAAACACATTTTTTTTACAGAAGGAGAAGTCTCACCCATGGATTTGACTTCTAATTTTGAACGAGTATCAGAAAAAATGGTACTTCGGGGTCAGGAAGTAGGTCTAAGAAATATTAGCGATATCAAAGAAAATGATTTTGATCAAATCGAAAGTTGGTTTTATAAACATTTAGGAAATTTTAATCATGTAGGGTTTCTAAAAGAATCTTTTGTGAATGAAAGGAAAAATGAATTCAAACACCAATGGCTCTATAAAAATCAGGCTGAAACCCTTACTAATTTACACACAAAAAATAGAATTGAAACACGGTTTCTTCGATGGGGCGGAAGAATCTGGACGGCCCATAATACTAATGAGTTTACTCCTTTTATTTTTCTGGATGATTACATCGTTAAGTCTACATACAATGCTGGTGTAGAAGCTAGAATAAATGAAGAGTTTCATTATGAGATAATGAAACGGTGTGGTAATGATTTAATAGAGATTCCATTTTGTAATCAAAAATGGCCTAATAAATATAATATTGATTCTAAAATGATAAAACATTATCAAGTTGATAAGAAGCCCATGCGAGGCTCTCATGCAGTTTTGTTTAAAAATCTTGATATTATTAAACACTTTGTTTTGGATTCAAATATTGTTGATCTTTTAGAACCAGTGGTTGATTGGGAAGAGTTTAAAGGTTTTAGGCAAGAGAATTTAAAAGGGGGGCATTATCAGCCTTTTTGGCAATTGGTTCAAATGGCTGCTATTTCTAATTGCAATAGCTTTACCCAAGATGAAGTATGTAGTATCCATGAAAAAATGGATGACTTCCCTAATCTCAAAGATGATTATGAGAGTCTTGATCCACTGACCTTAGAAAAGTCGAAAACTAACAAGTACAAGGAGGTGATTATTGAATTACTGGCAAAAAATGAACTCGAA
This genomic window contains:
- a CDS encoding class I SAM-dependent methyltransferase, whose amino-acid sequence is MQVLATKHLINCQFAVDRYQALKKLGAQEKIAEIGVLGGDLSEWFMKNLAPKEVHMIDLYNCADFPGRDRFTKRQHEGFIHNRFENEIKESKAIIKKGISWEVMAHYPNNYFDLIYIDAGHDYNSVKKDLEASANKIKDGGYIVMNDYIMYDHLSNTKYGVVQATNEFCIKNDWEFIYYAFHPNLFCDVVLRKIN
- a CDS encoding glycosyltransferase family 2 protein → MYILAVTTYNRLSFLKNLLDSFCENINSEWQLIIADDGSTDGTLEYLGKLHIPKVSVTIIKNNRKGIHYQFNTIIKELENIDFDYCFKCDDDIEFIRPGWEDIYINAIQESGYHHLCHFDTSWRPEKNLIPPVKKDPLISHCEGKDVQGSFFTLTPKVIKKVGYMDVENFGFRGVGHIDYTLRACRAGFNDINHPFDVQVSNEYITHQNADYKSAMNLHIQNALEDDTDTQRKYELIKDQSRIYVGYNENNKVLNTELERDLLLKRLDTLENEKRWYEATYGHQPRWFIRLGKALYFIRNLFKN